In Acinetobacter sp. TGL-Y2, a genomic segment contains:
- a CDS encoding TetR/AcrR family transcriptional regulator: MQTNVGRPKDLEKRALILQAAKALFLKNGFHGSSMNQIAKSAGVTKLTVYNHFQDKENLFTCAIAQTCEESIKAHPIVLQPQTNFKEALYQLCDLALKIINLPEAIKLEHLLLELAAEQNPLALSFYNASHQRLFLVWSDFLTQAVEFGFIRADSIEKQCNLLLSLLLGHRHHEVLLGVRAVPTSSECHGIITDAIELFLMKYQAA, translated from the coding sequence GTGCAAACCAATGTGGGTCGTCCGAAGGACTTAGAAAAACGTGCGCTCATTTTACAAGCAGCTAAAGCGTTATTTTTAAAAAATGGCTTTCATGGCTCAAGCATGAATCAAATTGCCAAGTCAGCAGGTGTCACTAAGCTCACGGTCTATAACCATTTTCAGGACAAAGAGAATTTATTTACCTGCGCAATTGCACAAACCTGTGAAGAATCCATTAAAGCTCATCCGATTGTTCTTCAACCCCAAACTAACTTTAAAGAAGCACTGTATCAACTCTGTGATTTAGCTTTAAAAATCATCAACTTGCCTGAAGCGATTAAGCTTGAACATTTATTATTAGAATTGGCAGCTGAACAAAATCCGTTGGCTTTATCTTTTTATAATGCTTCACATCAACGATTGTTTTTGGTCTGGTCTGATTTTCTCACCCAAGCCGTCGAATTTGGTTTCATCCGAGCGGACAGTATTGAAAAACAATGCAATCTTTTACTGTCCCTGCTGCTGGGTCATCGTCATCATGAAGTTTTGCTCGGTGTGCGTGCTGTGCCCACTTCAAGCGAGTGTCATGGCATTATCACGGATGCAATTGAGTTATTTTTAATGAAATATCAAGCTGCATGA